TTATATCGGTTTAAACATGTATACTAGTACCGGGTCAAAAGTGAAAATTCGACTTTTAATCTTTTATGGGCTAAAAAAGGTGACGATTTTCTTCTTAGTAAAACCTAGCCCCCAAAAGGTACCCATAATGaaattttggattattttttttattatgtattaACTTTGggaatattttttttaatcatgAAATAATGtagttttggattattttttgaaTTGAAATTGTATTCTATGGATTTATAGGATTAATTAGTTAACCCGGtcggttgaaccatttttgatCAAACTCAGTacgatttaaaaaccggtttttaaaacttTGCTCTAAAGtggataaaaaaaaataaacctgGGCCGACTTAAGTTTTAAGCCCATAAATTCGAACATTTATGATGACCCATTTGTAGAACTCCAGTTCCTCACATATAGAAGCCCAATTTGGCCCAATTTATCTTTCAGCACATAGCCAATAATTATATGTAAAGACGTTGCTCGATATCTTACTGATCTACTAAACATGGCTCGTTTTATGGAGCCTGAATCCCTGATTAAGCTCACAAAACCGCGTGCGTTAGTTTTTGTCATTAGGTTTACCCGAATGGTTGGGTTTTATTAGTTGttcaaaaaaatgaaaaagaagcCCACAAAAACAAAATATCACCACTACGAAAATAAAATGGAGCACCTAACAACGTATCTTCACATACCAAAATCTACAGGATCACCCCTTTCATTCGTTATAGAGGGATCATACCCTTTGAGCAAATGATATGTCTTACAAGAATCAGGGCACATTTACGCTGGCTAATTATGCGGTTCGTCCAGTCTCTAATATGTTGTTGGTTCTGAAATTGCCCTGAATTACTTTGGAGCAAGTTTTTTTTGAACGACggttgtgtgtatatatatttatgccGGATGAACAAGTGctataaaaaacaaataaacacatgATATATTTACGCCTAATAAACAACCTTGGAAAGCtacgattttttttttatatatacaacTGCCGTTAAAGAAAAACTTCCTCCAAAGTAATTCAGGTTTATTTATTTAGGGGTAATTTCTTTCGAAACCAACAATATATTAGAGACGGGACGAACCGCATAGTACACTTGTATATAGTACATAGAAGATAATTAAAGTAGTGAGAGAGAACGTGCAAAGATTGCATAACTATAACTGTCTTATGTATCACATTTAAACAATGCACAAGTGAATTATGAAATTATGTTAGTTCTCAACATATTTTTACACATatgaaattatatatatatatatatgaaacccATTAAGTACAAGTTACCTTTGAAATCAATATCATCCGTTCGATTatgctgagattaaatctcagccaCTTAAACTCACTTTTTTAACCAATGTCTCGACGGTTCCCAGCAGTTAACAGCAGTTCCCACCGTCCCCCTTTTTCTCCCCACGTTTGTCAACTTCCCAGTTTTCCTCTCACGTCGCCTAGGGTAACCGCTGCATCCAGTATATATATAATTCTGCGGTCACACCTTTTTGAGGCAGTTTCACAATGTGGTTCCCATTGTTGCTCTGCTAAGAGGTTTTCTTCTTCCTTCCATAAGGTGGAATGTTCGAAAGTAGACAGAAATTGAGCCACGGAGATCTGGCGTTGATTTGGTTGCAAGCAATTGTTCCAAGATTTTGGATGCCTTGAAATCGAGATGGAAGTCCAGATTATCGAGGATTTTGGGTACACTTTCATACATGATTcccttctttttctttctttgcaCTCGCTTACACATACCTAACCCTAGCCTCTGAACTTTAAGTCACACAATTTTCATCTATGTCTTTCTAATTTGATTTCAATTTCACATTTTTATTGCTGATTTGATCTCAACTTCACTTCGGTATTGCTAAATTTTATCTCAATTCACTTTGGTATTGCTAAGTTGATCTTAATTTCTCGTCTGCATTGCTAATTCGATCTCAGTTTCACCCTCATGTTACAATTACTAGCTGAAGACAAGAAGGGTGTCACGTTAGTTGCTGAGGAAGATAATATTGGTAAATTTGTTGGTTGATTCTGAATTGATTTTGCTAAAATTGATGATGAATGTTAAAATTACGTGAAACCTGTTTACATTTATTTTGTTGCTTGAGTTCTAATTACTACAACCCACTTTTTCTGTATtgtatatgtaaatatatattacCTCTTCATTAACTagccttttctttttctttagggATTGACAATCAAAGTTACAAGTCAAACGAGTCCATTGCTTCGGTTTCCCCCAAATTCTTCCAAATTTCTCTGTAGATATCCGCAAATTCAATGGTAAACGGTTCAATTTCTcattttttttcacaaaatattTTGTTTATACGACTGTTAGTTGATATTCGAGTGCTATTACACTGCAGATCAGTTGAAATTAGCGAATTAAGATGGAAAATGGTGTAAGGCTTGATGACGGAAGCAATTTGACGGAACAGTTAGCGAATTTGAGTGTTGGTGATGGTGTTAATGGCTGTAGAAGTGACGTGGATAATATTAATGGCATGAATAAGAGTGATGGATTGTTTCAGGTTATGAAAGCGGTTGAAGCTGCTGAAGCGACTATTAAACAAcaggtgtttttatttttatttgcttTGTTGTGGTAGATCATTGGTTTgagttatatatttattataataatgatgataattaTTTATCGCCTCAtgatatatgattatatagaagTTTTGTGATTAGTCTAATTTTGTGGTTGTAGTTTATGTGTTGATTTCATATAAAGTCAGGGTTTATGAGTGATTCTAGGATATTGCATGCAATTTTTATTGTGGAGAATGAGTTAAATTAGCTGAATGAGAGGAATATGTAACGAGAACCATGAAATGGTAGTTTTATTATTGCTTTGTTGTTTGATGATTTTTACTTGAAAAATGTTGTTTTAAGTGAGACATGATTATTGGGGTGTTACATGACTCTTCTTGTGTATAGAAGCCCAACCAACATGGTATTGTCTTTCTTGTGTGGATCGTATTATACAAAACGAAGAATCAGTGATTAAATTATAAGCCTAATTGTTTCTTGATTGGCTTAGACGCTTAGTCTTTCATAAACCTTTGATGCGAAAAGAAGACTACATAGGGCTTAGAGCCCTAAGTCCATCCTCATGCGTGCGTTGAACTCGTGCGTGCCCGCACGTcatgcggacacgaatgcagctccgaaaacccgggcTCGCGTGAGGCAGTTTTTGCACCGAGCGctcggttttttttttgttttctgctTGTGTGCTGCGCCTCAGCACTGTTTTTTGCGCCTTTTTGCGCCTTTTTGCGCCTCAGCaccgttttttcaaaaaaaaaaaaaaccatttttgcgcctaggctacCACCAAGCGCTATAGgtgcgcctaggcgcgcgctttttgcGCTTTCGACAACATAGGATGGAAGGTAAAAAGTATTTGTGAGAAAGTACAAATTTCCCAACAGTTAAGTAACTTAAATGATATGAGAGGAAAACTTAGTCATTTTGCTAGTCAACAAAATTCCTTGTAACGCTATCACTATGCACTTTGGTAATATTATTTATCTTATTGATTTGTTAATTGTTCTCACCCTTACCTTTCTGGCTTCGACTCATATTTTCATCATGTTTTATTTCTCATTAGATGGAAGAGAATCAAAGGCTGAGGTCTGAGCTTCAAAAGAGGGATCAGGAACTCGAAGACTATGTACGTGTTCTCTCTTTTCTTTTAGCATGCAGCCTCATTATTTTTTGCcagttgtattttttttaatattaaggTCGACTTCTTTATATTGTAACACAACACTATCAAAGCTATCAAATTTATGATATACATTTTTCATCACACATTAGTTTGGTAATTAAGTCCTGTTTGAATTAGAATCCAGATTTGTGAACTTGTAATTTCGACTTATTAGTAATTAAATGCCATTATTCTATTTTCTAGGAACTTTAAGGACATAATTTCCTGTTACCGTTGCTATGCGTATTGACGTCATGCCTTGTCATTAGATTGAACTTATGATTGTCATGGGTGTGACCTTGAGCTTTAATAAATTGAATAGGAAAATGAGCCTACAGTTACCTTTCTTTATTTTTTCTTACCGGTATTATTACCATTCTGAAAGTTGTATTCTTCATCAACATCACTTTGACAAAGAATACCAGAATTAGTTGTATCCGCAGTTCAATGTGTCTGGACATGGGCTTGTGTCAACTTCTGAGGTACCGAATGCTGACATCCCCTTAAACCATCTATTTAGTActgttttttttaaagtttttttttaaaaaaaaaagaactctTTTAGTTATAAAGTATGTCTGCAATATATATTTACAAAGGTTGTAATTGACACTCGAGATCAGGAGCAAGAGATTTTACTGTTGAGAAAGCGTGTTGCTGACTATTCAATCAAGGTAGGGACACTTTCGTATGCTCTTGTAGGTTTGTACTAGATATAGCAAATTTTATGTTAGTGTGAAACTTGAGTACTGATATTCTATTATTTCAACATTAATATAACATTTTGTtaataaaacttattttttgcTGTTTAGACTTGTGTATCCATCTAGATCAGGTAAAGTggttgggttgggtaacaagTAAAAAAGAGAGTACGGGATGGGGCGGGCAATTTGACACATTTTTGCCAAACTTATTTGTTTGTCTACAAGTAATTAGTGTCCCGATTGGATCACTAAGATTATATTATTTCAACATTAATATAATTTTTGAATAAATTATATAGGATAATTTTACATTAGAATTACAGTTTGCTTAGTGATTGACCCAGCTGACCCTTTCTCAACGATGCTTCCGATGTGTACATTCATAATTGTGGTGATGTGGGTTGCAGTATAGTACATTTTTTTGCGTTGCAATTCtgaagtgtttttttttttctcttggGGTAGTCGTACCTGTCTAATCAAGTAAGTAATCAGATTTGGAGGCTTGGATAGTGTTGTAACCTTCAAGCATGTTGTAAATGAACATTTCAGTTGGTCTCAGAGatgttttgggtcaaaatggTTATAAggtttgattggatgatcgttgATCCACCATTAGGCAATGTCATGATTGGAGTATGGAGTTCAACCGTTACCATCAGAGAAGGAGATTCACTCAAAATGAGAATGGTAGGTAGGTCCGATTGGATGATCgtttgttgatgcaacaaacacgggaccaaggatggtagctaagctggttaggcaaaaaggctgaag
The Helianthus annuus cultivar XRQ/B chromosome 6, HanXRQr2.0-SUNRISE, whole genome shotgun sequence genome window above contains:
- the LOC110864813 gene encoding uncharacterized protein LOC110864813 yields the protein MENGVRLDDGSNLTEQLANLSVGDGVNGCRSDVDNINGMNKSDGLFQVMKAVEAAEATIKQQMEENQRLRSELQKRDQELEDYALRKKVQAPRKRKERKIEVKHLYRRYGDMERAHVQAL